A genomic region of Bernardetia sp. ABR2-2B contains the following coding sequences:
- a CDS encoding rhodanese-like domain-containing protein translates to MKKIIFTLSIFSLSISLISCNETKKSDEIKNTESIETAEYTPKQKIEKLDAVDFNQKMTELRVYNIVDVRTAEEFAQASIPSAKNININDDSFEKKLDKLERIKPILIYCKSGGRSAKAVKKAKEMGFERIIELDGGMESWKAAKMKAAHAI, encoded by the coding sequence ATGAAAAAAATAATATTTACTCTTTCCATATTCAGTTTGTCAATCTCTCTAATTTCGTGCAACGAAACGAAAAAAAGTGATGAGATAAAAAATACGGAAAGTATAGAAACAGCAGAATATACTCCCAAACAAAAAATAGAAAAACTTGATGCCGTCGATTTTAATCAAAAAATGACAGAGTTGAGGGTTTATAATATTGTTGATGTCAGGACAGCAGAAGAGTTTGCACAAGCAAGTATTCCGAGTGCTAAAAACATTAATATAAATGATGATTCTTTTGAAAAAAAGTTGGACAAACTTGAGCGTATAAAACCTATTCTGATTTATTGCAAATCAGGTGGAAGAAGCGCAAAAGCTGTAAAAAAAGCTAAGGAAATGGGTTTTGAACGCATCATCGAATTAGATGGTGGAATGGAAAGTTGGAAGGCTGCCAAAATGAAAGCTGCACATGCTATTTAG
- the lipA gene encoding lipoyl synthase gives MIELPVININDKNKTPEQLNGKKPDWLRVRLPVGENYKQVNELVSKHNLHTICQSGNCPNMGECWGAGTATFMILGNVCTRGCSFCAVQTGRPPEYDTDEPRRVAEAISLMKVKHAVITSVNRDELKDRGAEIWHNTVKLTKELSPSTTIETLIPDTKANWEALETMISAGQEVVSHNMETVEKLYKRVRPQARYARSLEQIKRTKEYGKRTKTGIMVGLGETNEEVLKTMDDLVENGCDILTIGQYMQPTRMHLAVTEYVHPEVFDFYKEEGLRRGLKYVESGALVRSSYHAERHVNV, from the coding sequence ATGATAGAATTACCAGTTATAAACATAAACGACAAAAATAAAACTCCAGAACAGCTAAATGGCAAAAAACCAGATTGGTTGCGTGTGCGATTGCCTGTTGGAGAGAATTATAAGCAAGTAAATGAGCTTGTAAGCAAACATAACCTACACACCATCTGCCAAAGTGGAAACTGTCCGAATATGGGTGAATGTTGGGGCGCAGGTACGGCAACTTTTATGATTTTGGGAAATGTCTGTACTCGTGGTTGTTCTTTTTGTGCTGTTCAAACAGGAAGACCACCCGAATACGATACCGACGAACCAAGAAGAGTAGCCGAAGCGATTAGTCTTATGAAGGTAAAACATGCAGTTATTACATCTGTAAATCGTGATGAACTCAAAGATAGAGGAGCAGAAATTTGGCATAATACTGTCAAACTCACAAAAGAACTTTCTCCATCAACGACCATCGAAACGCTTATTCCAGATACGAAAGCAAACTGGGAAGCCTTAGAAACGATGATTTCGGCAGGTCAAGAAGTGGTTTCTCACAACATGGAAACTGTTGAAAAACTATATAAACGTGTACGTCCACAAGCTCGTTATGCACGTAGTTTGGAGCAAATTAAACGCACTAAAGAGTATGGAAAGCGAACCAAAACAGGAATTATGGTAGGTTTGGGAGAAACAAATGAGGAAGTTTTGAAAACAATGGACGACCTTGTAGAAAATGGTTGTGATATTCTTACAATTGGACAATATATGCAGCCAACAAGAATGCACCTTGCTGTTACTGAATACGTTCACCCAGAAGTTTTTGATTTCTATAAAGAAGAAGGGTTAAGACGTGGTTTGAAATATGTAGAGTCAGGAGCTTTGGTTCGCTCTTCTTACCATGCAGAAAGACATGTGAATGTTTAA
- a CDS encoding rhodanese-like domain-containing protein, which translates to MKYTFLIIFIFSLLFSCTNKAEQNNSAEESSTQKIEKLIPQDFAVEMTEVGTFNLIDVRTPQEYNQGSISNAKNINFNNSNFEEQLNKLEKDKPIFLYCKSGGRSAKAVEKAKEMGFERIIELEGGIEKWKDSNVETNHNIE; encoded by the coding sequence ATGAAATATACATTTCTTATCATCTTCATTTTTAGTTTATTATTTTCTTGCACAAATAAAGCTGAACAAAATAATTCAGCAGAAGAATCTTCAACCCAAAAAATAGAAAAACTAATTCCCCAAGACTTTGCCGTTGAGATGACGGAAGTAGGAACATTTAATCTTATTGATGTCAGAACACCTCAAGAGTACAATCAAGGTAGTATTTCTAATGCAAAAAATATCAATTTCAATAATTCTAATTTTGAAGAGCAATTAAATAAACTAGAAAAAGACAAACCAATTTTTCTTTACTGTAAATCGGGTGGGCGTAGTGCAAAAGCTGTAGAAAAAGCAAAAGAAATGGGTTTTGAACGCATCATCGAACTAGAAGGAGGAATAGAGAAATGGAAAGATTCTAATGTTGAAACAAATCATAATATTGAATAG
- a CDS encoding WG repeat-containing protein has protein sequence MNKLLVRQFFFTFLFLNLTFLAKCQDAILDTLSIDAETLEPYQRNNKWGFVDANEKVVIDLVYDKTYHFYEGLALVVSNNKWGFINKLGQVIIPINLENAYPFSEGLAMITQEGKYGFIDKTGKIAISCIYEDADYFYEGLALVSNNEEYGFINKLGEVVIPLTYRDADSFSEGLAPVSSKKKYGFINQTGKTVIPFIYDDAWQFSEGLAAVSKKEKYGYINKKMEIVIPFIYDDAYLFFEGLAFVEKEGKHGFIDKVGNIVIELEYDKIFRFGEHLPAFYKVKNDNKYGFIDAKGEIVIPIIYDYISDFFNGYAKIKGDWGYGIINTNGKVVISPKYNYVSYVNKDLVIVKMYDKYGVINKKGKVIIPIEYDRVSDFENGVTKVEKEGEVFYMNEKGECIKGCS, from the coding sequence ATGAATAAACTTTTAGTTAGGCAATTCTTTTTTACTTTTCTGTTTCTTAATCTTACTTTTTTAGCAAAATGTCAAGATGCAATATTAGATACTTTGAGTATAGATGCAGAAACATTAGAACCTTATCAAAGGAATAATAAATGGGGATTTGTAGATGCTAATGAAAAAGTTGTAATTGATTTAGTGTATGATAAAACATACCATTTTTATGAAGGATTGGCGTTAGTAGTCAGCAATAATAAATGGGGCTTTATCAATAAGCTAGGTCAAGTTATTATTCCAATAAATTTAGAAAATGCTTATCCTTTCTCTGAGGGTTTGGCAATGATAACTCAAGAAGGTAAATATGGTTTTATAGATAAAACAGGGAAAATAGCAATTTCTTGTATTTATGAAGATGCAGATTATTTTTACGAAGGATTGGCTTTAGTATCTAATAACGAAGAGTATGGATTTATAAATAAGTTAGGAGAGGTGGTCATACCATTAACTTACAGAGATGCAGATTCATTTTCAGAAGGTTTAGCTCCAGTATCAAGTAAAAAGAAATATGGTTTCATAAATCAAACAGGAAAAACAGTAATTCCTTTCATATATGATGATGCTTGGCAGTTTTCAGAAGGGTTAGCTGCTGTATCAAAGAAAGAAAAGTATGGTTATATAAATAAAAAGATGGAAATAGTTATACCTTTTATTTATGATGATGCTTATTTATTTTTTGAAGGTTTAGCCTTCGTTGAGAAGGAAGGAAAGCATGGTTTTATAGATAAAGTAGGAAATATAGTTATAGAATTAGAATATGATAAAATTTTTAGATTTGGAGAACACTTACCAGCTTTTTATAAAGTAAAAAATGATAATAAATATGGTTTTATAGATGCCAAAGGAGAAATCGTAATTCCAATAATATATGATTATATCTCTGATTTTTTCAATGGATATGCTAAGATAAAAGGAGATTGGGGATATGGAATTATAAATACAAATGGAAAAGTAGTAATTTCTCCAAAGTATAATTATGTATCCTATGTCAACAAAGATTTGGTTATAGTTAAAATGTACGATAAATATGGAGTAATAAACAAAAAAGGAAAAGTAATTATTCCAATAGAATATGACAGGGTAAGTGATTTTGAAAATGGAGTTACAAAAGTAGAGAAAGAAGGAGAAGTTTTTTATATGAATGAAAAAGGAGAATGTATCAAGGGTTGTTCTTGA
- a CDS encoding Tex family protein: MDQALSDAQHIVQIAAELGVRVKQVEATAQLLDEGATVPFISRYRKEVTGTLDEVQVANVRDRLSQLRELDKRREAILKSIDEQDKLTPELEEKINAVQTLSALEDLYLPYKPKRKTRASMAKEKGLEPLALQVLEQGRLDLEKTAKQFVDEEKGVKTLEEALAGARDIIAEHINEHAETRAQLRTIFEKEGKISARVITGKEKEGEKYRDYFEWEEPLVEAPSHRVLALRRAEKEGILLLDVQPSEERAITLLEDKFVHSNTKSSEQVQIAAKDAYKRLLKPSMETEIRMLSKQRADQEAITIFAENLRQLLLSAPLGQKSTLALDPGFRTGCKLVVLDKQGKLVYNDTVYPNEPQKETLKAGNIILALAEKYNIEAIAIGNGTASRETERFIKSIPNLPKTIQIVVVSESGASIYSASEVAREEFAEYDLTVRGAVSIGRRLMDPLAELVKLDPKSIGVGQYQHDVDQKQLKNSLDDTVMSCVNAVGVEVNTASKELLSYVSGLGASLAKNIVTFRNENGAFTSRAQLKKVPRLGDKAYEQAAGFLRIRDAKNLLDASAVHPESYPIVEKMAKDVGTSVEELIKNEELRKKINLKNYVTDTVGLPTLEDIVSELAKPGRDPREQFESFSFEEGVEKMEDLKVGMKLSGIVTNITDFGAFIDVGVHQDGLAHISQLSDKFINHPTDAVKVHQKVEVTVMDVDLGRKRISLSLKAEPFGGNPPKTGGSSNTSSETKSQRPQRVATRKPITKVEKEAISKLGKERKNDSKFTRGSSLSEEDQTQTERPKRKSSYKKADSFVKRQEKQKEEEQETGGTMEDKLAALRNKFGK, translated from the coding sequence ATGGATCAGGCTCTCTCAGATGCTCAACACATTGTTCAAATTGCTGCCGAATTAGGTGTGCGTGTCAAACAAGTAGAAGCAACAGCACAACTTTTAGATGAAGGAGCGACTGTTCCTTTTATTTCTCGCTATCGAAAAGAAGTTACAGGTACACTAGATGAGGTACAGGTAGCCAATGTTCGTGATAGACTTTCACAACTTCGTGAATTAGACAAAAGACGTGAAGCCATCTTGAAGTCTATTGATGAGCAGGACAAACTTACACCAGAATTAGAAGAAAAAATAAATGCTGTTCAGACACTTTCTGCCCTAGAAGATTTGTATTTGCCTTACAAACCAAAACGCAAAACTCGTGCTTCGATGGCAAAAGAAAAAGGTTTAGAGCCTTTAGCTTTGCAAGTTTTGGAACAAGGAAGGCTAGATTTGGAAAAGACAGCAAAGCAGTTTGTTGATGAAGAAAAAGGAGTAAAAACACTTGAAGAAGCATTAGCAGGAGCTAGAGATATTATTGCCGAACATATTAATGAACATGCAGAAACTCGTGCACAATTACGTACTATTTTTGAGAAAGAAGGAAAAATTTCGGCAAGAGTAATCACAGGAAAAGAAAAAGAAGGTGAAAAGTATAGAGATTATTTTGAGTGGGAAGAGCCATTAGTAGAAGCTCCTTCGCATCGTGTTTTGGCACTTCGAAGAGCAGAAAAAGAAGGAATTTTACTTTTAGATGTGCAGCCAAGCGAAGAAAGAGCAATTACTTTGTTGGAAGATAAGTTTGTTCATAGCAATACCAAATCATCAGAGCAAGTTCAAATAGCTGCAAAAGATGCCTACAAGCGACTTTTGAAACCATCGATGGAAACAGAAATTCGTATGCTTTCCAAACAAAGAGCTGACCAAGAAGCTATTACTATTTTTGCAGAAAATCTACGACAACTTTTATTATCTGCTCCTTTAGGACAAAAAAGTACACTTGCCTTAGACCCTGGGTTTAGAACAGGCTGTAAATTGGTAGTATTAGACAAACAAGGAAAGCTAGTCTATAATGATACAGTATATCCAAACGAACCTCAAAAAGAGACCCTAAAAGCAGGAAATATAATCTTGGCTTTAGCAGAAAAATATAATATTGAAGCTATTGCAATCGGAAATGGAACGGCAAGTAGAGAAACAGAGCGTTTTATAAAATCAATTCCAAATCTACCAAAAACGATTCAGATTGTCGTGGTAAGTGAAAGTGGAGCTTCTATTTATTCAGCTTCAGAAGTAGCTCGGGAAGAATTTGCAGAGTATGATTTGACAGTTCGTGGAGCAGTTTCGATTGGTCGCAGACTTATGGACCCACTAGCAGAACTTGTAAAACTTGACCCAAAATCTATTGGAGTAGGGCAATATCAGCACGATGTTGATCAAAAACAACTCAAAAATAGTCTTGATGATACAGTTATGAGTTGTGTAAATGCTGTTGGTGTAGAAGTAAATACAGCAAGTAAAGAGTTATTGAGCTATGTTTCAGGTTTGGGGGCTTCTCTTGCCAAAAATATTGTAACATTCAGAAATGAAAATGGTGCGTTTACAAGTAGAGCGCAACTCAAAAAAGTACCTCGTTTGGGAGATAAAGCTTATGAACAAGCAGCAGGATTTTTACGTATTCGTGATGCAAAGAATTTATTAGATGCGAGTGCCGTTCATCCAGAAAGTTATCCAATTGTAGAAAAAATGGCGAAAGATGTAGGCACGAGTGTCGAAGAGCTAATAAAAAATGAAGAACTTCGTAAAAAAATCAATCTAAAAAACTACGTTACTGATACTGTTGGGTTACCAACGCTTGAAGACATTGTTTCCGAACTTGCCAAACCAGGGAGAGACCCTCGTGAGCAGTTTGAATCTTTTTCATTTGAAGAAGGAGTAGAAAAAATGGAAGATTTGAAGGTAGGAATGAAGCTTTCAGGGATTGTAACTAATATTACAGATTTTGGAGCTTTTATCGATGTAGGAGTTCATCAAGACGGACTAGCGCATATTAGTCAGCTTTCAGACAAATTTATTAATCATCCAACCGATGCTGTAAAAGTTCATCAGAAGGTAGAAGTAACAGTTATGGATGTAGATTTAGGAAGAAAAAGAATTTCATTAAGTTTAAAAGCTGAACCGTTTGGAGGAAATCCACCAAAAACAGGAGGTTCAAGTAATACTTCTTCAGAAACTAAATCGCAAAGACCACAAAGAGTAGCAACAAGAAAACCAATAACAAAGGTAGAAAAAGAAGCCATTTCAAAACTTGGTAAGGAGAGAAAAAATGACTCTAAATTTACTAGAGGAAGTTCTTTATCAGAAGAAGACCAAACACAAACAGAACGCCCAAAAAGAAAATCATCTTACAAAAAGGCTGATTCGTTTGTAAAAAGACAAGAAAAACAAAAAGAAGAAGAGCAAGAAACAGGTGGAACAATGGAAGACAAACTAGCTGCCCTCAGAAATAAATTTGGAAAGTAA
- the rho gene encoding transcription termination factor Rho, with product MYNIEELNVRLLSELRTIATEMGLKNHSRLAKKDLIYKILDHQANKEDEDNDSSKETAKVSSASSKKETVSVEKTAVKEEEKKESGYKLPTFSFLKKEKQEANEAKDSTETTTATKTSTDEKEEKKEETKKDDSIERIRETLRERKRANLIGKSDTADKKESKENTDSGKDSKERTERRSRLDARNEERKENESSRRRSRVNVKETDTKAPIQRASQRSKSNDDEKDNSSRSEKSSRSNDRSDRNSDRKSSNKKYNIREFDGVVMSEGVLEVISDGYGFLRSSDYNYLASPDDVYISPSQIKLLGLKTGDTVKGQIRPPKDGEKYFALLRIESVNGKTTEQIRDRVSFEHLTPLFPRERLNLSTRANTYSTRMLDLFAPIGKGQRGMIVAQPKTGKTVLLKEIANAIAENHPECYLLVLLIDERPEEVTDMERSVRGEVVASTFDEQADRHVKVANMVLEKAKRLVECGHDVVILLDSITRLARAYNTTVPSSGKILSGGVDANALHKPKRFFGAARNVENGGSLTIIATALIDTGSKMDEVIFEEFKGTGNMELQLDRKLANKRVYPAIDIPASGTRREDLLLDKDTLQRVWILRRMMNDMHSNEAMDYMLKHMRGTKSNDEFLASMDN from the coding sequence ATGTATAATATTGAGGAACTTAATGTTCGCTTACTCTCCGAATTGCGTACTATCGCTACCGAAATGGGCTTGAAAAATCATAGCCGTTTAGCCAAAAAAGACCTTATTTATAAAATCTTGGATCATCAAGCTAATAAAGAAGATGAAGATAATGACTCTAGCAAAGAAACAGCAAAAGTCTCTTCTGCCTCTTCTAAAAAAGAAACTGTCTCTGTCGAAAAAACAGCTGTAAAAGAAGAAGAGAAAAAAGAATCTGGTTACAAACTTCCTACATTTAGTTTCTTGAAGAAAGAAAAACAAGAAGCTAATGAAGCAAAGGATTCAACAGAAACAACAACAGCTACCAAAACTTCTACAGATGAAAAAGAGGAGAAAAAAGAAGAAACTAAAAAAGATGATTCGATAGAGCGAATCCGAGAAACACTTCGTGAAAGAAAACGAGCAAATCTTATTGGCAAAAGCGACACAGCTGACAAGAAAGAGAGTAAAGAAAATACAGATTCAGGCAAAGATTCTAAAGAAAGAACAGAAAGACGTTCAAGATTAGATGCACGTAATGAAGAACGAAAAGAAAACGAAAGCTCACGTCGTCGAAGCCGAGTAAATGTAAAAGAAACGGATACAAAAGCACCTATTCAAAGGGCTTCTCAACGCTCAAAATCAAATGATGATGAGAAAGATAACTCTAGCCGTTCGGAAAAATCAAGTCGCAGTAATGATAGAAGTGATAGAAATTCAGACAGAAAATCTTCTAACAAAAAATATAATATCCGTGAATTTGATGGTGTCGTAATGAGTGAGGGAGTTTTAGAAGTTATCTCTGATGGATATGGATTTTTACGTTCTTCAGACTATAACTACTTGGCTAGTCCTGATGATGTTTATATTTCGCCTTCTCAAATCAAACTCTTAGGATTAAAAACAGGAGATACTGTAAAAGGACAAATTCGTCCACCAAAAGACGGAGAAAAATATTTTGCCTTATTAAGAATTGAATCTGTAAACGGAAAAACTACCGAACAGATTAGAGATAGAGTTTCTTTCGAACACCTTACGCCACTTTTTCCTCGTGAACGACTAAATCTTTCTACAAGAGCAAATACATACTCAACTAGAATGCTAGATTTGTTTGCTCCTATTGGAAAAGGACAGCGTGGAATGATTGTCGCCCAACCAAAGACTGGTAAAACGGTTCTTTTGAAAGAAATTGCAAATGCAATTGCCGAAAACCACCCTGAATGTTATTTATTGGTTCTTTTGATAGATGAGCGTCCTGAAGAAGTAACTGATATGGAACGTAGCGTAAGAGGAGAAGTAGTTGCTTCTACTTTTGACGAACAGGCAGATAGACACGTAAAAGTAGCCAATATGGTTTTGGAAAAAGCAAAGCGTTTAGTAGAATGTGGACACGATGTAGTTATTCTTTTAGATTCGATTACTCGTTTGGCTCGTGCTTATAATACGACTGTTCCTTCTTCTGGCAAAATTCTTTCTGGTGGTGTTGATGCAAATGCACTTCACAAACCAAAACGCTTTTTTGGTGCTGCTCGTAATGTAGAAAATGGAGGTTCACTAACTATTATCGCAACTGCTTTGATTGATACAGGTTCGAAAATGGATGAAGTAATCTTTGAAGAATTTAAGGGAACAGGTAATATGGAACTCCAGCTTGACCGTAAACTTGCCAACAAACGAGTTTATCCTGCTATTGATATTCCTGCTTCTGGTACTCGTCGTGAAGATTTATTATTAGATAAAGATACTTTACAACGTGTTTGGATTTTGCGTAGAATGATGAATGACATGCACTCCAACGAAGCAATGGATTATATGCTCAAACATATGAGAGGCACAAAATCAAATGATGAATTTTTGGCTTCTATGGATAATTAG
- a CDS encoding sodium:solute symporter, whose amino-acid sequence MDKLDWAVLIATQVLIIAYGVWKTRKQSKNLQGYLLSDRDMNWFTIGLSIMATQASAITFLSTPGQAFGNGMGFVQFYFGLPIAMVILSITAVPIYHKLNVYTAYEYLENRFDLKTRSLGAGLFLTQRGLAAGLSIYAPAIILSTVLGWNIYYLIVIIGLIVIAYTVFGGTKAVSQTQKQQMLVILIGMVAAGYILVSLLPKEVSVTDALSVAGAVGRLEVINLEFDVNNRYNVWSGIIGGLFLALSYFGTDQSQVQRYLTGKSIAQTRIGLLMNGMVKIPMQFLILLVGIFLFAFYQFYQPPIFFNKVKKEKFVQENTLKANELTELETQYTQNFEEKKQVIFEFLEAKKEAESKNIELDTVYASQIRKYNAQNDTLRNQATAIINQIDKEDKLEAKRLSNNDLDYAFINFVLDYLPIGLIGLLVSVMLSAAMSSASSELNALGSTTVIDIYKRSIAKEKSDEHYVKASKGFTAFWGIYAIFFAMLATQLDNLIQAVNILGSLFYGTILGIFLVAFYIKKVKSNAVFYAALVSESLILFHYIFLKETFEIGFLWYNLIGCMMVIILGLVFEMLLKKETK is encoded by the coding sequence ATGGATAAATTAGACTGGGCTGTTCTTATTGCAACACAAGTTTTGATAATCGCTTATGGCGTATGGAAAACTCGCAAACAAAGCAAAAATTTACAAGGCTATTTACTTTCGGATAGGGATATGAACTGGTTTACAATCGGTCTTTCTATTATGGCGACACAGGCAAGTGCAATTACATTTCTTTCTACCCCTGGACAGGCATTTGGCAACGGAATGGGTTTTGTGCAATTTTATTTTGGTCTGCCTATCGCTATGGTAATTTTATCGATTACAGCTGTTCCAATTTATCACAAACTCAATGTTTATACAGCTTATGAATATTTGGAAAATCGTTTTGATTTAAAAACTCGTTCGCTTGGTGCTGGACTTTTCCTTACACAACGTGGACTTGCAGCAGGACTTTCTATTTATGCACCTGCTATTATTTTATCGACTGTCTTGGGTTGGAATATCTATTACTTGATTGTTATAATTGGTCTTATTGTAATTGCTTATACCGTTTTTGGGGGAACAAAGGCCGTTAGTCAGACTCAAAAACAACAAATGTTAGTTATTTTGATTGGAATGGTGGCAGCAGGTTATATTTTGGTTTCGCTTTTGCCAAAAGAAGTTTCGGTTACGGATGCTTTGAGTGTGGCTGGTGCTGTGGGAAGGTTGGAAGTCATTAATTTGGAGTTTGACGTCAATAATCGCTATAATGTTTGGTCTGGAATTATTGGAGGTTTGTTTTTGGCGTTGTCATATTTTGGAACTGACCAATCGCAAGTTCAACGTTATCTAACAGGAAAATCTATCGCTCAAACTCGTATAGGATTACTTATGAACGGAATGGTAAAAATTCCGATGCAGTTTTTGATTCTTTTGGTAGGTATTTTTCTCTTTGCTTTTTATCAATTTTATCAGCCACCTATTTTTTTTAATAAGGTAAAAAAAGAAAAATTTGTACAAGAAAATACTCTTAAAGCTAATGAATTAACAGAATTAGAAACTCAATACACTCAAAATTTTGAAGAGAAAAAGCAAGTCATTTTTGAGTTTTTGGAAGCAAAAAAAGAAGCTGAATCTAAAAATATAGAATTAGATACAGTTTATGCAAGTCAGATACGAAAGTATAATGCTCAAAACGATACACTCCGAAATCAAGCCACAGCTATCATAAATCAGATTGATAAAGAAGATAAATTGGAAGCCAAAAGGTTGAGTAATAATGATTTAGATTATGCTTTTATAAATTTTGTTTTGGATTATCTGCCTATTGGCTTGATTGGTCTTTTGGTTTCTGTAATGCTTTCGGCTGCGATGTCTTCAGCTTCTTCCGAACTCAATGCGCTTGGTTCTACTACTGTTATTGATATTTATAAGCGCTCAATAGCTAAAGAAAAAAGTGATGAACATTATGTAAAAGCATCAAAGGGATTTACAGCTTTTTGGGGAATTTATGCGATATTTTTTGCAATGCTTGCCACGCAGTTAGATAATTTGATACAGGCTGTAAATATTTTAGGTTCTCTTTTTTACGGAACAATCTTAGGAATATTTTTGGTTGCTTTTTATATCAAAAAGGTAAAATCAAATGCTGTTTTTTATGCTGCTCTTGTAAGTGAATCGCTAATACTTTTTCACTATATTTTCTTGAAAGAAACTTTTGAAATTGGCTTTCTATGGTATAATCTAATTGGTTGTATGATGGTAATTATTCTAGGACTTGTATTTGAAATGCTTTTGAAGAAGGAAACGAAGTAA